From a region of the Candida albicans SC5314 chromosome 1, complete sequence genome:
- the PRN1 gene encoding Prn1p (Protein with similarity to pirins; induced by benomyl and in response to alpha pheromone in SpiderM medium; transcript induced by Mnl1 in weak acid stress; rat catheter and Spider biofilm induced) has translation MSTRSIAKIVTANEQAEGAGARVRRSIGIMNQRNFDPFLMFDHFSSAGTNGFPEHPHRGQETITLVLNGAMAHEDFTGSKGILYAGDLQFMTAGKGVVHSEMPVANADGSPTVGLQLWVDLPNNMKGVKPRYRDLREWEIPEVVTDDGKVTIKVISGRSHGVESVKELAYTPINYYYYKVKAGGEFKQELQPGFNYFLYVLNGRNLVLNEDTKVDRYQNVFFGDKGDFITGKNAATKDNNETEVQFILVGGKKLEQEVVQYGPFVASSRDNIQKAFQDYQYGRNGFENIKTWQTLISGGVTKEMIEGPLNGNLEKRAAKKKAFLEKQQKKAAPVAAQPELVKDEL, from the coding sequence ATGTCTACTAGATCAATTGCAAAGATAGTTACCGCTAACGAACAAGCCGAAGGTGCTGGTGCTAGAGTCAGAAGATCAATTGGGATCATGaatcaaagaaattttgATCCATTCTTAATGTTTGATCATTTTTCCAGTGCTGGTACTAATGGGTTCCCAGAACATCCACATAGAGGTCAAGAAACTATCACATTAGTATTGAATGGTGCTATGGCTCATGAAGATTTCACTGGATCAAAGGGTATTTTGTATGCTGGTGACTTACAATTCATGACTGCTGGTAAAGGTGTTGTGCATTCTGAGATGCCAGTTGCCAATGCTGACGGTTCTCCAACTGTTGGGTTGCAATTGTGGGTCGATTTGCCAAATAATATGAAAGGTGTCAAACCAAGATACAGAGATTTAAGAGAATGGGAAATCCCAGAAGTTGTTACAGATGACGGTAAAGTTACCATCAAGGTCATATCTGGTAGATCACATGGAGTTGAATCAGTCAAAGAATTGGCTTACACCCCTATCaattactattactacaAGGTCAAAGCCGGTGGTGAATttaaacaagaattacaaCCAGGATTCAACTATTTCTTGTATGTGTTGAACGGAAGAAATCTTGTGTTGAATGAAGACACCAAAGTTGACAGATACCAAAACGTCTTTTTCGGCGACAAAGGTGATTTCATCACTGGTAAGAATGCTGCTACAAAAGATAATAACGAAACCGAAGTACAATTCATATTAGTTGGAGGTAAGAAATTAGAACAAGAAGTTGTCCAATATGGTCCATTTGTTGCCAGTTCAAGAGATAATATCCAAAAGGCTTTCCAAGATTATCAATATGGAAGAAACggatttgaaaacattaaaACTTGGCAAACATTGATCAGTGGTGGTGTTACCAAAGAAATGATTGAAGGACCATTGAATGGTAATCTTGAAAAAAGAGCTGCTAAGAAAAAGGCATTCTTGGAAAAGCAACAAAAGAAAGCTGCCCCTGTTGCTGCTCAACCTGAACTTGTAAAAGACGAGCTTTAG
- the POL32 gene encoding DNA polymerase delta subunit (Putative subunit of DNA polymerase delta, involved in chromosomal DNA replication; cell-cycle regulated periodic mRNA expression) has protein sequence MSSSADEIEYLATEIITNSKPVSYHKFSRQLNIHVSKAKATLLEYYQKNKNDLTATFIVTGRNDNGKLIKLSNEDDLESDLKKFTTVHCVHVYSVHKKSIQFSNNELALEELKHSSSLNKISEYEKNGIIIGPKIEKVIPVNIPSSPVKPEPSHKNKPTEEKKSSSSLLSSYVSRKQEKKQQDTRSGTLSNYVSRKTEPTIPSKRSNTEPATKPTYQYKSRKLEAKAPKERVIIAENNDNEDEEDDDDDKPIKASRATNTSDLQRMFDGDDFTFSDDDESPEKEVRETEEPKDEDKKDILPESPKEEQQSKEVNPENEPGLFVNEEEEEKEEKEQEETRSGEQEEFITEKDEEGYLITRKVKPITKQAKPKKQVVPPKVTKPSTGKKTGMKQSSLMSFFGKKK, from the coding sequence ATGAGTAGTTCTGCTGATGAAATAGAATACTTGGCTACTGAAATCATAACTAATTCCAAACCTGTTTCATATCACAAGTTTTCTCGTCAACTCAACATCCATGTATCTAAAGCCAAAGCTACATTACTTgaatattatcaaaaaaacaaaaatgatCTAACAGCAACGTTTATTGTGACTGGCAGAAATGACAATGGGAAATTAATCAAACTATcaaatgaagatgatttggagtcagatttgaaaaagttcACCACAGTTCATTGTGTTCATGTGTATTCCGTTCACAAGAAACTGATTCAGTTTTCTAATAATGAGCTTGCattagaagaattgaaacacTCAAGTTCTTTAAATAAGATATCCGAGTATGAAAAGAATGGGATTATTATTGGaccaaaaattgaaaaagtcATCCCTGTAAATATCCCCTCATCTCCTGTGAAGCCAGAACCAAGTCATAAGAATAAACCGActgaagaaaagaaatctaGTTCAAGTCTACTTTCATCATACGTGTCCAGgaaacaagaaaagaaacaacagGATACAAGATCTGGAACATTATCCAATTACGTGTCACGAAAAACCGAACCTACAATTCCAAGTAAAAGATCTAACACAGAACCTGCTACAAAACCAACATATCAATACAAATCACGGAAACTCGAAGCTAAAGCACCAAAAGAGAGAGTGATTATTGCAGAAaacaatgataatgaagacGAGGAggatgatgacgatgataaGCCAATTAAAGCCTCACGTGCTACGAATACATCAGATCTTCAGAGGATGTTTGATGGTGACGATTTTACTTTTAGTGACGATGATGAATCACCAGAAAAGGAAGTCAGAGAGACAGAAGAACcaaaagatgaagataaaaAAGATATTTTACCTGAATCACCGAAGGAAGAACAACAAAGCAAGGAAGTCAATCCTGAGAATGAGCCAGGACTTTTTgttaatgaagaagaagaagaaaaagaggagaaggaacaagaagaaactCGCTCTGgagaacaagaagaatttattactgaaaaagatgaagaaggaTATCTTATTACAAGAAAAGTAAAGCCTATAACCAAACAAGCAAAACCCAAGAAACAGGTTGTCCCACCAAAAGTCACTAAACCTTCAACGGGGAAGAAAACAGGAATGAAACAATCTTCATTAATGAGTTTttttggaaagaaaaagtga
- a CDS encoding uncharacterized protein (Ortholog(s) have trans-aconitate 3-methyltransferase activity and cytosol, nucleus localization), translating to MATYSEMTFNSQHYDDSRPNYPQPFYKELIKYHTKKGDTKLAIDIGCGSGFVAFQLVNYFDSVIGTDPSSTMIEQCNSNIPPEWLRNSPKKISFMKGTAEHHPVSIKENSVDLITGAECCHWVNHKQFFDESYRVLKSNGTLAYWFYKDPVFIGYPEANKVYTNYTYNSSFDESRDEEFERYMGPYYQQPGHDYLRSLMKEIEVPTDKFYDIVRHEYISDIHGAPKENEDPYITKTPLFIKKTITMKWFLDYVKSWSAYHTWMTHHGDKYDIAEKFVAELKQKMNWNDDTEIDVIWDTVYTFARKK from the coding sequence TATCATACCAAAAAAGGTGACACCAAATTGGCAATTGATATTGGATGTGGTTCAGGTTTTGTTGCTTTTCAGTTAGTCAACTATTTTGATTCTGTCATTGGAACTGATCCGTCATCTACAATGATTGAACAATGCAATTCCAATATTCCTCCAGAATGGTTGCGAAATTCTcctaaaaaaattagttttATGAAAGGCACAGCGGAACACCACCCAGTgtcaattaaagaaaactCAGTTGATTTAATCACTGGTGCCGAATGCTGTCATTGGGTAAATcacaaacaattttttgatgaaTCATACAgagttttgaaatcaaatggtACATTAGCTTACTGGTTTTATAAAGATCCAGTTTTCATTGGATATCCTGAGGCAAACAAAGTTTATACTAATTACACCTACAACTCCTCTTTTGATGAGAGCCGCGATGAAGAGTTTGAGAGGTATATGGGACCATACTATCAACAACCAGGTCATGATTATTTAAGATCATTGatgaaagaaattgaagttCCAACAGATAAATTCTATGATATAGTTCGACATGAGTATATTTCCGACATACACGGTGCtccaaaagaaaatgaagatcCATACATAACCAAAACACCACTTTTTATTAAGAAAACTATAACAATGAAATGGTTTTTAGATTATGTCAAAAGTTGGAGCGCATATCATACTTGGATGACCCATCACGGTGATAAATATGATATAGCTGAAAAGTTTGTTGCGGAATTGAAAcagaaaatgaattggaaTGATGATACTGAAATTGATGTAATCTGGGACACAGTTTACACGTTTGctagaaaaaaataa